One stretch of Pseudomonas sp. NC02 DNA includes these proteins:
- a CDS encoding methyltransferase domain-containing protein yields the protein MDVRADIQSGIRADATKLPFKDSSVGEIVASNPFIPKSAGGTNSMMDFLPEATRVVEPGGKIFVNANAANPYGKIPSA from the coding sequence GTGGATGTCCGAGCAGATATTCAGTCTGGTATTCGAGCGGACGCAACGAAACTTCCTTTCAAGGATAGTTCGGTGGGAGAGATTGTTGCTAGTAACCCATTCATTCCCAAGAGTGCAGGTGGTACTAACTCAATGATGGATTTTCTTCCGGAAGCTACTCGCGTGGTTGAGCCTGGTGGAAAGATATTTGTCAACGCAAATGCTGCGAACCCTTACGGAAAAATACCAAGTGCGTAA
- a CDS encoding Imm6 family immunity protein gives MDNEEALKVIDSMMWVKKASIFLLLLDYALRNLDSASDTQKKCQEAVDKCWRWLSDRGLSADELAYYLDSDDMQSGPLAEGNFASESVEQNSLILILLVIGFFANKAYKIVGLQEQMSEPVCEADESSAVYIVAYIERIGLSDKLSVYLSAHVLENRGQSTF, from the coding sequence ATGGACAATGAAGAAGCGCTTAAAGTCATTGACAGTATGATGTGGGTAAAGAAAGCCTCAATTTTCCTTCTGTTGCTTGATTATGCTCTACGTAACCTTGACTCGGCGAGTGATACGCAAAAAAAATGTCAGGAGGCAGTTGATAAGTGTTGGCGATGGTTGTCTGATCGAGGGCTCAGTGCTGATGAATTAGCATATTATCTAGACTCCGATGATATGCAGAGCGGACCGCTGGCAGAAGGAAATTTTGCATCTGAAAGCGTAGAACAAAATAGTTTAATTTTAATATTGTTGGTGATCGGTTTTTTTGCCAATAAGGCCTATAAGATTGTAGGGCTACAAGAGCAAATGTCTGAGCCGGTATGTGAGGCGGACGAGAGCTCTGCTGTATATATTGTTGCTTATATTGAACGGATAGGCTTGTCTGATAAGTTGAGTGTTTATCTATCTGCACACGTTTTGGAAAATAGGGGGCAATCCACGTTTTAA
- a CDS encoding DUF637 domain-containing protein, giving the protein MDVRHFAFLARQPSAALKPRDSFFGLPKRGLVLILANALFWQPLLAQAEGIVVSAPGTTVGQAGNGVPVVNIATPNGSGLSHNQFKDYNVGPNGVILNNANGPMTNTQLGGYIVGNPNLKGGAASVILNEVNGGSPSQLRGYTEVAGQSAKVIVANPYGVTCSGCGFINTPNVTLTTGKPVLDASGQLQRYQVDGGAVTIDGEGLNASNVDRFEIITRSAKINAQINARELTVIAGRNDVDAKSLKATARADDGSAKPELAIDSSALGGMYAGAIKLVGTEAGVGVKLDGTLAASGGDIQLDANGRLSMAQTATTGNLKVTAQNVNLTDKVYAAGNVQVSSAEELVNQKSLAAGQRIELNATTVTNPGIIEAGVQADNSRNATGDVVVNTQTLNTSGNVLASRSLSATATRELNNQGAVIQGKTVTLNSARLTNQGATARVYGEQALAINAPAIVNLGGLIRFGADQAATLQTDSLDNRQGHIQVAGGSLTLNSGTLNNTGGQIVAGNLGVTADTINNQNGFLVADAVTVNAARLDNSAKGLISAEKGALNLTVTNTFNNSQGHAQAGTDLNLRAGDVANQDGKLVGGQLTATLGSLSNNDAGVLSADAGKLTLTVAQQLNNAKGHLQAAQGDIELHAASLDNQGGAIIGKQLLLDARSGQIDNRAGRIVGDQLDVRAGSLDNRSAGLLAGGVPGVSVVLNDQLLNTQGRIQSEGDLLLTGKRLGNSAGILLGKALTVTAQDLDNSSKGALVSNDGDITLNISNLLTNTNGVIDAAERSVLVKALTTLDNQGGTLRGKRLDIAAQTLDNDQGQLLAGNQGVSYRGQDLSNRQGMILSGGAAVDLTLGTLNNQGGTVQGDSLTVTADSVDNSQDGTKAGALTALKSDLQLTVEALTNRGGKLFGKEHVTVSGATLDNSANGQISGNQLSLTSRTQLTNQGGLIESNQGLTFNGGNLDNSAGGQLRAMEGASSTLTVTDQLNNQNGILEFGSQAFSLSAGHLNNQAGQLQHAGTGVFSLNTSSLSGSQGSINGLGTADWSFGRVDGLGRVQLNEALHYTSTQGLSLKAGDRLASAKGLTLDIASLDNAGELLSDGDLSVNLTGDMTNSGRLSAQQKLSVVANNLSQNGGRLAGGTTTRITLGGTLDNLGYLTARQQLDIAAAHINNRGTLGSQGNVNLSASNGISNSADTLLFSGGDLTLRGNSFSNLYGDVYSKGNLSFAALDGGMAAGFSNLSGTVESEGNIGISARNVENAKAEFELGQTITTGSLNWQCGQHCGGHDSFKRGQITINQTYLESAIKDSASARLVAGKDLLIQGDNVQNRYSLLAANGNLSITANDLLNQGAATRTGQNTIVIGTPQRIDTDEWDRMEYIDVPAFNAAVAAGNFDEARFEVLKARSSDWRFSEQSNVTTWTDNGGPGYTATIQAGGAVNLNVARTLQNGTLHTNTLEQLTGTLGDDQTGIPVGGININLSKHVNDATAQAPSSVLPVTSIAPDGRYVPVDYTGESFTPVDPTTAPGFQLPKGDYGLFIKNADPTSHYLIETNPNLTTVAGFFSSDYMLGKLGYSPDNAWRRLGDGQYESRLIRDAVLAQTGQRFLAGGLTSDYDQFRYLMDNALASKDALRLSVGVSLTDQQVGALTHDIVWMENRVVDGQTVLVPVLYLAQADSRNVRGNSLIQGRDLNLMTGGDLINVGTLRASNNLSVASSGSLYTGGLIEAGNNLSLLAQDSIRNSMAGEIRGTQVSLTTLKGDITNDNTAIQVRQGAGMRTLTDSSAGTITARENLAIDAGRDLTNHGALTAGGDADLKAGRDLNLIAVSDTSEIHAFSDGGHKSSITTDVKNQAATVTAGGNLSMVAGQDVNIIGSNATAGKDLNIQAGRDFNVASVSDVHNVEGKEKDGKKRIKTADEQTTQLASVLTAGRDFTSQAGRDTTLVASKISAGNEAYLYSGDKLNLLAAQNSTHTLYDMKENGGWGAKKEQRDEVTRTTNVGTEIKTGGNLTLISEGDQRYQVAKLDSGNDIILNSGGAIVFEGVKDLHDESHTKSKGDLAWFSAKGKGNTDETLRQSEMIAQGQVVIKAVDGLKIDVRQIDQQTVSQTIDTMVKADPNLAWLKDAEKRGDVDWRQVKEIHDSFKYSNSGLGAGSQIVIAILMAAFVGPLAMTAAAGAGAGVAVAAGAGAVAAGAATNATVSVVNNRGNLGAVFKDVTSSDALKGYTISGVTAGLTAAYFDGWTGTHTDQATKQITGPQLNTWTGVGQFAANQTLQGGTSTLLSKALGQGGSGSEALKTALFNTLAAASFNAVGDYTKKWNIENGSIPKIAIHAMVGGLLAEATGGDFRTGALAAGANEALVVQLNDIVKGDKTLLSMSSQLVGVLAAATQKDADASKLEKGGWVAKNATQYNHQLHKSQADALDEQRRFHPEKADRLNAAACALVSCAESIPTNDETYKDFKALQDRGATFSEEIALLEATGQFGGRSWQDWSDDTLNAHGKAVQVVGASKDTALGLVGGATAYTGMVMSSPACVGVVTCALPIGLGALGTTSMVGAWDSASRITADFKSNEPDRVLASFFPETFPGESSVTSDLAWSTAKSAAQAALFGGASKYFNGKLAGELASGAKGLGSAGTGTTAGSNVASTTPKVDVFWNKTTVLDRTVYQRNDLFDPEALSTWRVRGKTVEGSNLERMASGRAPIGYDGKSVELHHLSQTEVNGFAGTRGSLAEVGSVFHSQNSSVLHVPSNAAQSFRYTRYKDSAEYRNPTTDYVSVPTDLNAKTLTKQAKEFNSYQSDYWKLRARSGE; this is encoded by the coding sequence ATGGATGTTCGCCACTTTGCCTTCCTGGCCCGCCAACCTTCTGCTGCGCTGAAACCGCGAGACTCGTTCTTCGGCCTGCCCAAGCGCGGTTTGGTGCTGATCCTGGCCAACGCGCTGTTCTGGCAGCCGCTGCTGGCCCAGGCCGAAGGCATTGTGGTCAGCGCGCCGGGCACCACCGTCGGCCAGGCCGGCAATGGCGTACCGGTGGTGAACATCGCCACCCCCAATGGCAGTGGCTTGTCCCATAACCAATTCAAGGACTACAACGTCGGCCCCAACGGCGTGATCCTCAACAACGCCAACGGCCCCATGACGAACACCCAGCTGGGTGGCTACATCGTCGGCAACCCCAACCTCAAGGGCGGCGCGGCCAGCGTCATCCTCAACGAAGTCAACGGCGGCAGCCCCAGCCAGTTGCGCGGCTACACCGAAGTGGCGGGCCAGTCGGCCAAGGTCATCGTCGCCAACCCGTACGGCGTCACGTGCAGCGGTTGCGGCTTTATCAACACCCCCAACGTGACCCTCACCACCGGCAAACCGGTGCTCGACGCCAGCGGCCAGTTGCAGCGCTACCAGGTTGACGGCGGCGCCGTGACCATTGACGGCGAAGGCTTGAATGCCAGCAACGTCGACCGCTTCGAAATCATCACCCGCTCGGCCAAGATCAATGCGCAGATCAACGCACGAGAATTGACCGTCATTGCCGGGCGTAACGACGTCGATGCCAAAAGCCTGAAAGCCACCGCGCGCGCCGATGACGGCAGCGCAAAGCCCGAGCTGGCCATCGATTCCTCGGCATTGGGCGGCATGTACGCCGGTGCGATCAAACTGGTGGGCACCGAGGCCGGCGTAGGGGTGAAACTCGACGGTACGCTGGCCGCCAGTGGCGGCGATATCCAGCTGGATGCCAACGGGCGCCTGAGCATGGCGCAGACGGCGACCACCGGTAACCTCAAGGTCACCGCGCAGAACGTGAACCTGACCGACAAGGTCTACGCCGCCGGCAATGTGCAGGTGAGCAGTGCTGAAGAACTGGTCAACCAGAAGAGCCTGGCCGCTGGCCAACGCATCGAACTCAACGCCACCACCGTCACCAACCCGGGCATCATCGAAGCAGGCGTGCAGGCCGATAACAGCCGCAATGCTACCGGCGATGTGGTGGTGAATACGCAAACCCTGAACACCAGCGGCAACGTCCTGGCCAGCCGCTCGCTGAGCGCCACGGCCACCCGGGAACTGAACAACCAGGGCGCAGTGATCCAGGGTAAAACCGTCACGCTGAACAGTGCCAGACTGACCAACCAGGGCGCCACCGCGCGGGTGTATGGCGAGCAAGCGCTGGCGATCAACGCGCCGGCCATCGTCAACCTCGGCGGGCTGATTCGCTTCGGTGCCGATCAGGCGGCAACGCTGCAAACCGATTCGCTGGATAACCGCCAGGGCCATATCCAGGTCGCGGGCGGCAGCTTGACGCTCAACAGCGGCACGCTGAATAACACCGGCGGGCAGATTGTCGCGGGCAACCTCGGTGTAACAGCGGACACAATCAACAACCAGAACGGTTTCCTGGTTGCCGACGCCGTGACGGTCAACGCCGCCCGCCTCGACAACAGTGCCAAGGGCTTGATCAGTGCCGAGAAAGGCGCGCTCAACCTCACCGTCACCAACACCTTCAACAACAGCCAGGGTCATGCCCAGGCTGGCACTGACTTGAACCTGCGCGCCGGTGACGTCGCCAACCAGGACGGCAAGCTGGTGGGTGGTCAACTCACCGCTACCCTCGGCAGCCTCAGCAACAACGACGCAGGTGTACTCAGCGCGGATGCCGGCAAGTTGACCTTGACCGTCGCCCAACAGTTGAACAACGCCAAAGGTCACTTGCAGGCCGCCCAGGGCGACATCGAACTGCACGCCGCGAGCCTGGATAACCAGGGCGGCGCCATCATCGGCAAGCAGTTGCTGCTGGATGCGCGAAGCGGGCAGATCGACAACCGCGCCGGGCGTATCGTCGGTGACCAACTGGACGTCCGCGCCGGCAGCCTCGACAACCGCAGTGCCGGGTTGCTGGCCGGTGGTGTGCCGGGTGTGAGCGTGGTGCTGAACGACCAATTGCTCAACACCCAGGGCCGTATTCAAAGTGAGGGTGACCTGCTGCTGACCGGCAAGCGCCTGGGCAACAGCGCCGGGATCCTGCTCGGCAAGGCCCTCACTGTCACCGCGCAAGACCTCGACAACAGCAGCAAGGGCGCGCTGGTCAGCAATGACGGCGACATCACCCTCAACATCAGCAACCTGCTGACCAACACCAACGGCGTGATCGACGCCGCCGAACGCAGTGTGCTGGTCAAGGCCTTGACCACCCTCGACAACCAGGGCGGCACCTTGCGGGGCAAGCGCCTGGATATCGCGGCGCAAACCCTCGACAACGACCAGGGCCAACTCCTGGCCGGCAATCAGGGCGTGAGCTACCGCGGCCAGGACCTGAGCAATCGCCAGGGCATGATCCTCAGCGGTGGTGCGGCGGTCGACCTGACGCTGGGCACCTTGAACAACCAGGGCGGCACCGTGCAAGGCGACAGCTTGACGGTGACAGCCGACAGCGTCGACAACAGCCAAGACGGTACCAAGGCCGGCGCGTTGACCGCCTTGAAGAGCGACCTGCAACTGACGGTCGAGGCCTTGACCAACCGGGGCGGCAAACTGTTCGGCAAGGAGCACGTCACCGTCTCCGGCGCCACCCTGGACAACAGCGCCAACGGCCAGATCAGCGGCAATCAGCTCAGCCTGACCTCGCGTACCCAACTGACCAACCAAGGCGGCCTGATTGAGTCCAACCAGGGCCTGACCTTCAATGGCGGCAACCTCGACAACAGCGCGGGCGGCCAACTGCGGGCGATGGAAGGCGCCAGCAGCACGCTGACGGTCACCGACCAACTGAATAACCAGAACGGCATTCTTGAATTCGGCAGCCAGGCCTTCAGCCTCAGCGCCGGGCATCTGAATAACCAGGCCGGGCAACTGCAGCATGCTGGCACCGGCGTGTTCAGCCTCAATACCAGCAGCCTCAGCGGCAGCCAGGGCAGCATCAATGGCCTGGGCACCGCCGACTGGTCGTTCGGCCGGGTCGATGGCCTCGGCCGTGTGCAACTCAATGAAGCCTTGCACTACACCAGCACCCAGGGCCTGAGCCTCAAGGCCGGCGACCGCCTGGCCAGCGCCAAGGGTCTGACCCTGGATATCGCCAGCCTGGATAACGCGGGCGAGTTGCTCAGCGACGGTGACCTGAGTGTCAACCTGACCGGCGACATGACCAACAGTGGCCGCCTTTCGGCCCAGCAAAAACTGAGCGTGGTCGCCAACAACCTCAGCCAGAACGGCGGGCGTTTGGCCGGCGGCACCACCACCCGCATCACCCTGGGCGGTACGCTGGATAACCTCGGCTACCTCACCGCACGCCAGCAACTCGACATTGCCGCCGCACACATCAACAACCGCGGCACCCTCGGTTCACAAGGCAACGTCAACCTCAGCGCCAGCAATGGCATCAGCAATAGCGCGGACACGCTGCTGTTCAGCGGCGGCGATCTGACCCTGCGCGGGAACAGCTTCAGCAACCTGTACGGCGACGTCTACAGCAAGGGCAACCTGAGTTTCGCGGCGCTCGATGGCGGCATGGCGGCGGGCTTCAGCAACCTTTCCGGTACGGTTGAAAGCGAAGGCAATATCGGCATCAGTGCGCGGAATGTGGAAAACGCCAAGGCTGAATTCGAGTTGGGCCAGACCATCACCACCGGCAGCCTCAATTGGCAGTGCGGCCAGCACTGCGGCGGGCACGACTCGTTCAAGCGCGGTCAAATCACCATCAACCAGACCTACCTTGAATCCGCGATCAAGGACTCGGCCTCTGCGCGCCTGGTGGCGGGCAAAGACCTGCTGATCCAGGGCGACAACGTCCAGAACCGCTATAGCCTGCTGGCGGCGAATGGCAACCTGAGCATCACCGCCAACGACCTGCTCAACCAGGGCGCCGCGACTCGCACCGGGCAGAACACCATCGTCATCGGCACCCCGCAGCGCATCGACACCGATGAGTGGGACCGGATGGAATACATCGACGTACCCGCCTTCAACGCAGCAGTGGCAGCGGGTAATTTCGATGAAGCACGCTTTGAGGTGCTCAAGGCCCGGTCGAGCGACTGGCGTTTCTCCGAGCAAAGCAACGTCACCACCTGGACCGACAACGGCGGCCCAGGCTACACCGCGACGATACAGGCCGGTGGCGCGGTCAACCTCAACGTTGCGCGCACCCTGCAAAATGGCACGTTGCACACCAACACCCTGGAGCAACTGACCGGCACCCTCGGTGACGACCAGACCGGCATCCCCGTCGGCGGCATCAACATCAACCTGAGCAAGCACGTCAACGACGCCACCGCCCAGGCGCCGAGCAGCGTATTGCCGGTGACCAGCATCGCGCCCGACGGCCGCTACGTACCCGTGGACTACACCGGCGAGTCCTTCACCCCGGTCGACCCCACCACCGCGCCCGGCTTCCAGTTGCCCAAGGGCGACTACGGCCTGTTCATCAAAAACGCCGACCCCACCAGTCACTACCTGATCGAGACCAACCCGAACCTCACCACTGTGGCGGGCTTCTTCAGCTCCGACTACATGCTCGGCAAGCTCGGCTACAGCCCCGACAACGCCTGGCGTCGCCTGGGTGACGGGCAATACGAGTCACGGCTGATCCGCGATGCGGTGCTGGCGCAAACCGGGCAACGCTTCCTCGCCGGTGGCCTGACCAGCGACTACGACCAGTTCCGCTACCTGATGGACAACGCCCTGGCCAGCAAGGACGCCTTGCGCCTGAGCGTCGGCGTATCCCTCACTGACCAGCAAGTCGGCGCCCTGACCCACGACATCGTGTGGATGGAAAACCGCGTGGTCGACGGCCAGACCGTGCTCGTGCCGGTGCTCTACCTGGCCCAGGCCGACTCCCGCAACGTGCGCGGCAACAGCCTGATCCAGGGCCGCGACCTCAACCTGATGACCGGCGGCGACCTGATCAACGTCGGCACCCTGCGCGCCAGCAACAACCTCTCAGTGGCCAGCAGCGGCAGCCTCTACACCGGCGGCCTGATCGAGGCCGGCAACAACCTCAGCCTGCTGGCCCAGGACAGCATCCGCAATTCCATGGCTGGCGAGATACGCGGCACCCAGGTCAGCCTCACCACCCTGAAGGGCGACATCACCAACGACAACACCGCCATCCAGGTGCGCCAGGGTGCCGGCATGCGCACCCTCACCGACAGCAGCGCCGGCACCATCACCGCCCGCGAAAACCTGGCCATCGACGCTGGCCGCGACCTCACCAACCACGGTGCACTCACCGCCGGCGGCGATGCCGACCTGAAAGCCGGGCGCGACCTCAACCTGATCGCCGTCAGCGACACCAGCGAGATCCACGCCTTCAGCGACGGCGGGCACAAATCCAGCATCACCACCGACGTGAAAAACCAAGCGGCCACGGTCACGGCCGGTGGCAACCTGAGCATGGTGGCGGGGCAAGACGTCAACATCATCGGCAGCAACGCCACCGCGGGTAAGGACCTGAACATTCAGGCCGGGCGCGATTTCAACGTGGCGTCTGTCAGCGATGTGCACAACGTCGAAGGCAAGGAAAAAGACGGCAAGAAACGCATTAAGACCGCGGATGAGCAGACCACGCAGTTAGCCAGTGTGCTGACGGCGGGCAGGGACTTTACGAGCCAGGCCGGGCGCGACACCACGCTGGTGGCGAGCAAGATCAGTGCGGGGAATGAGGCTTATCTGTATAGCGGGGATAAGTTGAATTTGCTGGCGGCGCAGAACAGTACTCATACGTTGTATGACATGAAGGAGAACGGTGGCTGGGGCGCGAAGAAAGAGCAGCGAGACGAAGTAACCCGCACCACGAACGTTGGGACCGAGATCAAGACTGGCGGCAACCTCACGTTGATCAGCGAAGGTGACCAGCGTTACCAGGTCGCGAAGCTTGATAGTGGTAATGACATCATTCTTAACAGTGGCGGGGCCATCGTCTTTGAAGGCGTCAAAGACCTTCATGACGAGAGCCATACCAAGAGCAAGGGTGACCTCGCTTGGTTCAGCGCCAAAGGTAAAGGCAACACTGACGAAACGCTGCGCCAGAGTGAAATGATCGCTCAAGGGCAGGTCGTTATCAAAGCTGTCGACGGATTGAAGATTGATGTCAGGCAGATCGATCAGCAAACCGTTAGTCAGACCATCGATACCATGGTCAAAGCCGATCCGAATCTGGCTTGGCTCAAGGATGCTGAAAAGCGCGGTGACGTGGACTGGCGCCAAGTCAAAGAGATCCACGATAGCTTCAAATACAGTAACTCCGGTTTAGGTGCGGGCTCGCAGATTGTAATAGCAATTCTGATGGCCGCATTTGTCGGGCCGTTGGCAATGACTGCGGCTGCAGGTGCTGGAGCAGGCGTCGCTGTCGCGGCAGGTGCGGGAGCCGTAGCGGCAGGCGCTGCGACCAATGCGACGGTTAGTGTCGTTAATAATCGTGGCAACTTAGGGGCGGTGTTCAAGGATGTCACCTCTTCGGATGCTTTGAAGGGGTATACGATTTCCGGTGTGACCGCTGGATTGACCGCAGCTTATTTTGATGGCTGGACCGGAACTCATACTGATCAGGCGACTAAGCAAATAACGGGGCCACAGCTCAACACATGGACTGGTGTAGGGCAGTTTGCCGCGAACCAGACATTGCAAGGCGGTACTTCAACGCTGTTGAGTAAAGCATTGGGGCAGGGCGGCAGTGGGAGTGAGGCGCTGAAAACTGCGCTATTCAATACCCTGGCAGCGGCCAGCTTCAATGCCGTCGGCGACTACACGAAAAAGTGGAACATCGAAAACGGTTCAATTCCCAAGATCGCGATTCATGCGATGGTCGGTGGCCTCTTGGCCGAAGCAACGGGTGGAGATTTCCGTACAGGCGCATTGGCAGCCGGCGCCAATGAGGCACTGGTCGTACAGCTTAACGACATCGTGAAGGGCGACAAGACATTGTTGTCCATGAGTTCTCAACTGGTCGGTGTTTTAGCTGCGGCCACACAAAAAGATGCAGATGCTAGCAAATTGGAGAAGGGTGGCTGGGTGGCGAAAAATGCCACGCAGTACAACCACCAGCTTCACAAGTCTCAAGCCGATGCGTTGGATGAACAGCGACGGTTCCATCCGGAAAAGGCTGATCGTTTGAATGCGGCGGCCTGCGCTTTGGTTAGTTGCGCAGAGTCGATCCCGACCAACGATGAAACCTATAAGGACTTCAAGGCACTTCAGGATCGCGGCGCCACTTTTAGTGAGGAGATCGCGTTACTTGAGGCGACCGGCCAGTTTGGTGGCCGTAGTTGGCAGGATTGGAGCGACGATACGCTCAATGCTCACGGCAAGGCGGTGCAGGTCGTTGGAGCAAGCAAAGACACTGCCCTTGGCCTAGTCGGAGGGGCTACTGCATATACCGGGATGGTGATGTCGTCACCCGCATGTGTTGGCGTTGTTACCTGTGCCTTACCCATCGGCTTAGGAGCGCTTGGCACCACCTCGATGGTGGGGGCATGGGATTCTGCTAGCCGGATTACGGCGGATTTTAAATCCAATGAGCCCGACCGAGTGCTAGCTTCTTTCTTTCCGGAAACCTTTCCAGGAGAGTCGAGCGTAACGTCTGACCTGGCATGGAGCACGGCGAAATCCGCAGCTCAGGCGGCTCTGTTTGGCGGCGCGAGTAAATACTTTAATGGTAAGTTAGCTGGAGAGCTTGCCAGTGGTGCAAAAGGGCTAGGTTCTGCTGGTACGGGCACGACGGCGGGTAGTAATGTTGCAAGTACGACGCCTAAAGTTGATGTTTTTTGGAATAAAACAACAGTTCTAGATAGGACTGTTTATCAACGTAACGACCTCTTTGACCCAGAGGCCCTATCGACCTGGAGAGTACGAGGTAAAACTGTTGAAGGCTCAAACCTTGAGAGGATGGCCTCGGGTCGAGCACCAATTGGGTATGATGGGAAATCAGTTGAGTTACATCATCTCTCGCAAACTGAAGTTAATGGATTCGCTGGTACTCGTGGTTCACTTGCAGAGGTTGGTTCTGTTTTCCATAGCCAGAATAGCAGTGTTCTTCATGTCCCATCCAATGCCGCTCAAAGCTTTAGGTATACTCGTTACAAAGACTCTGCAGAATACAGAAACCCTACGACTGACTATGTTTCAGTTCCTACGGATTTGAATGCAAAAACATTGACAAAGCAGGCTAAAGAGTTTAACTCTTATCAGTCGGATTATTGGAAGTTGCGGGCTCGGAGCGGGGAGTAA
- a CDS encoding SMI1/KNR4 family protein, whose translation MDYSRIINLIKESDYVEFADYGDGIADEWIYKAEARLGLKLPDSYKWWLKCYSGGEISGEEIYSIYEMDFDSVRGGDIVYMSIVNGRNGLCGKERLFICEPPGAGESFYFATDDGLNDGEYPVYRLELSDQTSSLYAKNFIDFLEKRIMSFS comes from the coding sequence GTGGATTATTCGAGAATAATTAATCTTATTAAAGAGTCGGATTACGTTGAGTTTGCTGATTATGGTGACGGGATTGCTGATGAGTGGATTTATAAAGCTGAAGCTCGTCTTGGGTTGAAGTTGCCTGATAGCTATAAATGGTGGCTGAAGTGTTATTCTGGCGGGGAAATATCTGGGGAGGAGATTTATAGTATCTACGAAATGGATTTTGATAGTGTAAGGGGGGGGGATATCGTTTATATGTCAATCGTTAACGGTCGAAATGGGTTGTGTGGGAAGGAGAGGCTATTTATCTGCGAACCGCCGGGTGCAGGGGAATCATTTTATTTTGCCACGGACGATGGTCTTAATGATGGAGAGTATCCTGTTTATAGGCTTGAACTTTCTGATCAAACTTCTAGTTTGTATGCGAAAAACTTTATCGATTTCTTAGAAAAAAGAATAATGTCTTTCAGTTGA